From a single Tachypleus tridentatus isolate NWPU-2018 chromosome 6, ASM421037v1, whole genome shotgun sequence genomic region:
- the LOC143252473 gene encoding ceramide synthase 6-like — protein MRSSKMEEGVFSKLNSWFWREDVWLPKNMTWEIIRRQERAVYTQFSELYNSLLVAVVLLFVRYVLERIVFTPIAVYFGLKVTRPKKAPENPILEKAFKANGRIPYKQIQGLAKQLDWPGRKVERWLRQRTIQDKPLTITKFTESLWRFTFYLSAFLYGLFTLFNKPWLWDTRHCWYDYPHQSVTSDVWWYYMIELGFYWSLTFSQFMDIKRKDFLQMFMHHIITISLLSFSWACNFWRIGTLVMLVHDFADIPLEVTKMCKYLKKQNLADISFIVFTLAWIISRLGLFPCRIIYSTMYEAITILDFFPVYYIFNTLLLALQFLHIAWTWIIIRIAIQAIRKGVKDLRSDSSNAESSSENISNQNRKSHQS, from the exons ATGAGAAGTTCAAAAATGGAGGAAGGTGTGTTTAGTAAATTGAATAGTTGGTTTTGGAGGGAAGATGTTTGGTTACCTAAGAACATGACATGGGAAATTATAAGACGGCAGGAAAGAGCTGTATATACCCAGTTTAGTGaattatataacagtttacttGTAGCTGTTGTTCTCTTATTTGTACGTTATGTACTAGAAAG GATAGTGTTTACACCAATAGCAGTATACTTTGGTTTGAAGGTAACAAGACCCAAGAAAGCACCAGAGAATCCCATCCTAGAAAAAGCTTTCAAAGCAAATGGCCGAATACCTTACAAACAG ATACAAGGTTTGGCAAAGcagctggactggcctggaagaAAGGTGGAAAGATGGTTGAGACAACGAACAATCCAAGATAAACCACTAACCATCACTAAATTCACAGAGAGTTT ATGGAGGTTCACGTTTTACCTTTCAGCATTTTTGTATGGGTTGTTTACTCTCTTCAAC aaACCTTGGCTGTGGGACACTAGGCATTGCTGGTATGATTACCCACATCAG TCAGTAACCAGTGATGTATGGTGGTACTACATGATAGAATTAGGTTTCTACTGGTCTCTTACATTTTCTCAGTTCATGGACATTAAGAGAAAG GATTTTCTACAGATGTTTATGCATCACATTATCACTATCTCATTACTGAGTTTTTCATGGGCCTGTAACTTTTGGAGAATAGGTACTTTAGTCATGCTTGTTCATGACTTTGCAGATATTCCTCTGGAG gtAACTAAAATGTGCAAGTACTTAAAGAAGCAAAACTTGGCAGACATATCATTCATAGTCTTCACTCTAGCCTGGATCATTTCTCGTCTAGGACTCTTCCCTTGTAG aataatCTACAGTACAATGTACGAAGCGATTACTATTCTGGACTTCTTTCCAGTATATTACATCTTTAATACCCTGCTTCTAGCACTTCAGTTTCTTCACATTGCATGGACCTGGATTATTATCCGTATTGCCATCCAGGCTATTAGGAAAGGT gTGAAGGATCTACGAAGTGACAGCAGTAATGCTGAGAGTAGCAGTGAAAACATTTCGAACCAAAATAGAAAAAGTCATCAGTCCTGA